A region of Salinibacter sp. 10B DNA encodes the following proteins:
- a CDS encoding DUF4350 domain-containing protein, with the protein MPIRLLSLLLGVLILPGFAVSHSPAAAPSTIDPLPQILFVRGGPGTGGFLEGGSDDQLSSIHDPSTDSGNHGWAALAAELRDLGFALEERREEPVSNGVPTPLPFDQMTLSTYDIIVLGSNNAAYTPAQVDAVESFVRNGGGLLVISDANFGQDWPDAPTSDQAFLDRWGLIMNQDRAAYSISRDEYRAASHPILTGVSAFDGEGVSPVTVGSVPDDVHVRILGSAEAQVRRNDSASGQGTSSAATDDDAALLAGSVGEGRFVVHFDRNTFFNENGAGTDITRLDNRTLARNLFQWLNGDLPLPVELNGYSATYSAGTVTLAWQTLTETNHAGFGIERREGNRDFRPLDFVPSDGDSSSPRSYRYVDAPLPPDVPTLAYRLRIVGTDGSTEYSPIRSITRPEALTPLKPVSPAPVRGSTTIRYVLTRPGSADLWLYDLLGRPMRRLESGHFQAGLREVALPVGRLAPGRYFLRLYLEGATYSQPMTVVR; encoded by the coding sequence ATGCCCATTCGACTGTTGTCGCTCCTCCTAGGTGTGCTGATCCTCCCGGGATTCGCCGTCTCCCACTCCCCTGCAGCCGCTCCATCCACAATCGACCCACTCCCCCAGATTCTCTTCGTCCGGGGCGGCCCCGGCACGGGGGGGTTTTTGGAGGGCGGCAGCGACGATCAGCTTTCCAGCATCCACGATCCCAGTACCGATTCCGGCAACCATGGCTGGGCTGCGCTGGCCGCAGAGCTCCGAGATCTTGGATTTGCGCTGGAGGAACGACGAGAGGAGCCGGTGAGCAACGGCGTGCCCACGCCCCTCCCCTTCGACCAGATGACCCTGTCGACATACGACATTATCGTCCTCGGCTCCAACAACGCGGCGTATACCCCGGCGCAAGTCGACGCCGTCGAATCGTTCGTGCGCAACGGCGGCGGACTGCTCGTCATCTCTGACGCCAATTTCGGCCAGGACTGGCCCGACGCCCCTACGAGCGATCAGGCCTTTCTCGACCGGTGGGGGCTCATCATGAATCAGGACCGCGCTGCCTACTCGATCTCCCGAGACGAATACCGTGCGGCTTCCCACCCCATCCTCACCGGCGTATCGGCCTTTGACGGGGAGGGCGTCAGCCCCGTGACCGTCGGTTCCGTGCCCGATGACGTGCACGTCCGCATTCTGGGCAGCGCCGAAGCACAGGTCCGCCGCAACGACTCGGCCTCGGGACAGGGCACAAGCTCAGCCGCGACTGACGACGACGCCGCGCTGCTCGCCGGATCTGTTGGGGAAGGCCGATTCGTTGTGCACTTCGACCGGAATACGTTTTTCAACGAAAATGGGGCCGGCACAGATATTACTCGGCTTGATAATCGGACCCTTGCTCGGAACCTCTTTCAGTGGTTAAATGGAGACCTGCCGCTGCCCGTCGAACTCAACGGCTACAGCGCCACCTATTCGGCCGGGACCGTGACACTCGCCTGGCAAACCCTCACCGAAACCAACCACGCGGGCTTCGGCATCGAACGTCGTGAAGGCAACAGAGACTTCCGCCCCCTCGACTTTGTACCATCCGACGGAGATTCGTCTTCTCCCCGTTCCTATCGTTACGTGGATGCCCCACTTCCTCCCGATGTCCCCACCCTTGCGTATCGCCTCCGCATAGTAGGGACCGACGGGAGTACTGAATATTCTCCGATCCGTAGCATCACACGCCCGGAAGCACTCACGCCCTTGAAGCCTGTCTCTCCTGCTCCGGTCCGCGGATCGACGACGATCCGCTACGTATTAACGCGCCCCGGATCGGCCGATTTGTGGTTGTACGACCTACTCGGCCGTCCGATGCGGCGGCTGGAGAGCGGCCATTTCCAGGCCGGCCTCCGCGAAGTCGCCCTCCCCGTCGGTCGTCTGGCCCCCGGCCGGTACTTCCTTCGCCTCTACCTTGAGGGCGCGACGTATTCACAGCCCATGACGGTCGTGCGCTGA